The Heyndrickxia vini genome contains a region encoding:
- a CDS encoding ABC transporter ATP-binding protein, with protein sequence MAEIKLEHVYKIYDNKVTAVTDFNLHIQDKEFIVFVGPSGCGKSTTLRMIAGLEEISKGDFYIDGKRVNDVPPKDRDIAMVFQNYALYPHMTVYDNMAFGLKLRKVPKPEIDKRVKEAAKILGLEEYLKRKPKALSGGQRQRVALGRAIVRDPKVFLMDEPLSNLDAKLRVQMRAEIAKLHQRLQPTTIYVTHDQTEAMTMATRIVVMKDGVIQQVGTPKEVYDHPKNVFVAGFIGSPAMNFFNGKIEDGHFTMNDTLKFTIPDGKMKVLREQNLVGKNIIFGIRPEDIHDEPLFINSSPGTKFTTTIDVSELTGAETMLYSQLSGQEFISRVDSRSDIKPGDKLEFAFDMNKGHFFNPETEERIG encoded by the coding sequence ATGGCGGAAATTAAATTAGAACATGTATATAAAATCTACGATAATAAAGTGACAGCGGTAACTGATTTCAATCTTCATATCCAAGATAAAGAGTTTATCGTCTTTGTTGGTCCTTCCGGCTGCGGAAAATCAACTACTCTTCGTATGATTGCGGGTTTAGAGGAAATATCAAAAGGTGATTTTTATATTGATGGCAAGCGTGTGAATGATGTTCCACCGAAAGATCGGGATATTGCCATGGTATTCCAAAACTACGCATTATACCCACATATGACTGTTTATGATAATATGGCGTTTGGTCTTAAGCTTCGAAAAGTCCCAAAACCTGAAATCGATAAACGTGTAAAAGAAGCCGCAAAAATTCTTGGACTTGAAGAATATTTAAAACGTAAACCGAAAGCATTATCCGGTGGACAAAGACAGCGTGTTGCACTTGGACGAGCGATTGTCAGAGATCCGAAAGTATTCTTAATGGATGAACCACTTTCTAATCTTGATGCTAAGCTTCGTGTACAAATGCGTGCTGAAATAGCTAAATTACATCAGCGCTTACAGCCAACAACGATTTATGTAACTCATGACCAAACAGAGGCGATGACAATGGCAACACGGATCGTCGTAATGAAAGATGGGGTCATTCAACAAGTTGGTACACCGAAAGAAGTATATGATCATCCAAAGAATGTATTTGTTGCAGGATTTATTGGGTCACCAGCAATGAACTTCTTTAATGGTAAAATTGAAGATGGCCATTTTACGATGAATGATACCTTAAAGTTCACAATACCGGATGGAAAAATGAAGGTTTTACGTGAACAAAATCTTGTTGGAAAAAATATTATTTTCGGAATACGCCCGGAAGATATCCATGACGAACCGTTATTTATCAACTCATCTCCCGGTACTAAATTTACGACAACAATTGACGTTTCTGAATTAACAGGGGCAGAAACGATGTTATACTCTCAATTAAGTGGACAAGAATTTATTTCTCGAGTAGATTCACGTTCTGACATTAAACCTGGCGACAAACTTGAATTTGCCTTTGATATGAATAAAGGGCATTTCTTTAACCCCGAAACAGAAGAAAGAATTGGATAG
- a CDS encoding MFS transporter, producing the protein MKKFKEIFKNPIFVKLFFANFTSQMGSVIGITAFTFYLLDRFSNQPAYASVAEMMYSLPTLAVFFIVGVLADRMDRQKIAYHCDTLSAFLSIVLIGAIYIGWMPLIFAVLFLRSAISKFFFPAESGILQGVLSKDDYATSAGLNQMVSSLFMLFGSALGILAYRFTGVYGAIVIDSLSFIISGLLMRACKIPEEVRLPNGHHKWKDLNISFVFKDFKTGAFYILKNKLLRSLIIGFCIFGIVNGGFSVMPIFILKYKLAPQNYEEYSVILGVVFGTGVLIGSIISSLIIQKVKFYQAMIVGLIITGTFVVLSGYANNLMLFFVLIFISAITLPLVNIAIGGWMPSIVDKKYMGRVQGWVSPLMMLAQTLTLAFISISFQKFIQIETLYCIVGGGLLLVGIYYMIVLPRLLKKGITIVEDQPVVSN; encoded by the coding sequence ATGAAAAAATTTAAGGAAATATTTAAAAATCCTATTTTTGTTAAGCTGTTTTTTGCGAATTTCACCTCACAAATGGGCAGTGTCATCGGGATTACAGCATTTACATTTTATTTACTCGATCGTTTCTCCAATCAGCCAGCCTATGCATCTGTTGCCGAGATGATGTACTCGCTGCCAACATTAGCCGTATTCTTTATCGTTGGTGTATTGGCGGATCGTATGGATCGGCAAAAAATCGCCTATCATTGTGATACGCTAAGTGCATTTCTATCCATCGTCTTAATAGGGGCAATCTATATTGGGTGGATGCCGTTAATCTTTGCTGTACTTTTTCTAAGAAGTGCTATTTCTAAATTTTTCTTTCCGGCTGAAAGTGGAATCTTACAAGGTGTTTTATCAAAGGATGATTATGCTACGTCAGCGGGATTAAATCAAATGGTTTCTAGTTTATTTATGTTGTTTGGCAGTGCATTAGGGATTCTTGCTTACCGCTTTACAGGTGTGTATGGTGCAATTGTTATTGATTCTCTCTCATTTATCATCAGTGGACTTTTGATGAGAGCATGCAAAATTCCCGAAGAGGTTAGATTACCAAATGGTCATCATAAATGGAAGGACTTGAATATTAGTTTTGTCTTTAAAGATTTTAAAACAGGTGCATTTTATATTCTTAAAAACAAGCTACTGCGTTCACTAATTATCGGATTTTGCATTTTTGGAATTGTTAATGGCGGTTTTTCAGTCATGCCAATATTTATTTTAAAATATAAGCTAGCACCGCAAAACTATGAGGAGTATTCCGTAATACTAGGTGTGGTTTTCGGAACCGGAGTTTTAATTGGCAGTATAATTTCTTCGCTCATCATTCAAAAAGTTAAATTCTATCAAGCAATGATTGTGGGACTTATTATTACTGGTACGTTTGTTGTCCTATCAGGTTATGCCAATAATTTAATGCTGTTTTTCGTATTAATCTTTATCTCAGCAATAACATTGCCATTAGTAAATATCGCTATCGGTGGCTGGATGCCAAGTATTGTCGATAAAAAGTATATGGGACGTGTACAAGGCTGGGTTAGTCCTTTAATGATGCTTGCGCAAACATTAACATTAGCATTTATTAGTATTTCCTTTCAAAAATTTATACAGATTGAAACGCTTTATTGTATTGTAGGAGGAGGGCTTTTACTTGTTGGAATCTATTATATGATAGTGCTTCCCCGACTATTAAAAAAAGGCATAACGATAGTGGAAGATCAACCTGTAGTAAGTAATTAG
- a CDS encoding universal stress protein — translation MYHHILVCFDNSDGSRKALEIAANLYLLNPNCQLSVVQVINGTSHSIDTPLPEDSLGKSGYTAIPRSDGGVYATHLPPEHSIQENTKHFIQDDEPDLHAEVDEILQPKGISFHFDTLYGKTSENICEYSESNQIDLIVVGQSEEGIFKRIFLGSTEENIIKNTTRDVLVVK, via the coding sequence ATGTATCATCATATTTTAGTTTGCTTTGATAACTCAGACGGTAGTAGAAAAGCATTAGAAATTGCGGCAAATTTATATTTATTAAATCCAAACTGTCAATTAAGTGTTGTTCAAGTAATAAACGGAACTTCCCATTCCATCGATACGCCACTGCCGGAAGATAGCTTGGGTAAGTCTGGATATACTGCTATCCCACGTTCAGATGGTGGTGTCTATGCCACACACCTTCCCCCTGAACATTCGATTCAAGAAAATACAAAACACTTTATACAAGATGATGAACCCGATCTTCATGCGGAAGTTGATGAGATTTTACAACCTAAAGGGATATCCTTTCATTTTGATACGCTTTATGGAAAGACTTCCGAGAATATATGCGAATACTCGGAGTCAAATCAAATAGATTTAATTGTCGTTGGTCAGAGTGAAGAAGGGATTTTCAAGCGGATTTTTCTTGGAAGTACTGAGGAAAATATTATTAAAAATACTACCAGAGACGTTCTAGTTGTGAAATAA
- a CDS encoding YheC/YheD family protein yields MPKRYKIEFIEQKDLICYYPASFTTIESPNEIVFGSKVVKCMCKKQPNGRNIISISSALAEQLCLPTFITAITLFESDKYLVLGPLIGVFSSGFTKFSVKPIGERSSIFSKLLSMHSSVGVVPFLFGEEHIDWEKKLIKGFFFTKEGWTQLTIPFPNVIYDRLPNRRSEKLKTSMLVKDKLEKEYFIPWYNPGFFNKLDVYERLFNDRKAILYLPETAPFTSFDQIERMLSKYGHIYIKPMNGSLGLGVHQIILDKIKNSYYCRYHDSKNHLLKFPSLEALINHVFANKNLDRMIVQQGISLLRDKRRPIDFRVHANKDEHGNWHISAMAAKVAGLGSPTTHVKNGGEIKTIEEVFKDKEEQIKYKKRLEYAALDLANAIEKHLDGIIGEIGFDFGIDNKGNVWLFEANSKPGRSIFAHPNLKEFDLLTRKLTLSYSIYLTEKFLNKYRELSI; encoded by the coding sequence ATGCCTAAACGATATAAAATTGAATTTATCGAGCAAAAAGACTTAATTTGTTATTATCCTGCCAGTTTCACAACAATTGAATCTCCGAATGAAATCGTTTTTGGTTCAAAAGTGGTCAAATGTATGTGCAAAAAGCAACCAAATGGCAGAAACATTATTTCGATTAGCAGTGCTTTGGCTGAACAACTTTGTCTTCCTACATTTATTACAGCAATTACACTTTTTGAAAGTGATAAGTATCTTGTCCTTGGGCCATTAATAGGAGTATTTTCATCCGGGTTCACTAAATTTTCGGTCAAACCAATTGGAGAACGCTCATCAATCTTTTCTAAATTATTATCCATGCATTCCTCTGTTGGTGTAGTCCCTTTTCTTTTTGGCGAGGAACATATTGATTGGGAAAAAAAATTAATAAAAGGATTTTTCTTTACGAAGGAGGGGTGGACTCAACTAACCATTCCTTTTCCAAATGTAATTTATGACCGACTTCCAAATAGAAGAAGTGAAAAGTTAAAAACATCCATGCTAGTTAAGGATAAATTAGAAAAAGAGTATTTCATTCCATGGTATAATCCTGGTTTCTTCAATAAATTAGATGTTTATGAACGATTATTTAATGACCGAAAAGCCATATTATATTTACCGGAAACAGCACCATTTACCTCCTTTGATCAAATCGAAAGAATGCTATCTAAATACGGCCATATTTATATCAAGCCAATGAATGGTAGTTTAGGTCTAGGTGTCCACCAAATCATTTTAGATAAAATCAAAAATAGCTATTACTGCCGTTACCATGATTCAAAAAATCATTTATTAAAATTCCCATCATTGGAAGCGCTAATTAATCATGTATTTGCCAATAAAAATTTAGATCGGATGATTGTACAGCAAGGAATATCTCTATTAAGAGATAAACGCAGGCCAATTGATTTTCGCGTACATGCTAATAAAGATGAACATGGGAATTGGCATATAAGTGCAATGGCTGCAAAAGTTGCTGGATTAGGAAGTCCGACTACTCACGTGAAAAATGGCGGTGAAATCAAAACAATTGAAGAAGTTTTTAAAGATAAGGAAGAACAAATAAAATACAAAAAGAGACTTGAGTATGCCGCTCTCGATTTAGCAAATGCAATTGAAAAACACTTAGATGGAATAATTGGTGAAATTGGGTTTGATTTTGGAATCGACAATAAAGGAAATGTTTGGCTCTTTGAGGCAAACTCGAAACCTGGAAGATCAATTTTCGCGCATCCGAATCTGAAAGAATTTGATTTATTAACGAGAAAACTAACCCTTTCTTACTCTATTTATTTAACAGAGAAATTTTTAAATAAATATAGGGAATTATCTATATGA
- the fumC gene encoding class II fumarate hydratase yields the protein MQFRIEKDTLGEMKVPADKYWGAQTQRSKENFKIGSEKMPMEVIQAFAQLKKAAAIANHNLGKLSDAKKQAIVEACEEVLEGRFDDHFPLVVWQTGSGTQSNMNVNEVIARRANEILQKNESKEHIHPNDDINMSQSSNDTFPTAMHIAAYHVVQEKLLPAIAELTDTFVQKENEFMDIIKIGRTHLQDATPLTLGQEISGWRAMLEKSRKMLLESSEHLLNLAIGGTAVGTGINADPSFGEKVARELNNLTGFSFRSSNNKFHALTSHDEIVHVHGTLKALAADVMKIANDVRWLASGPRSGIGEISIPANEPGSSIMPGKVNPTQSEALTMVATQVFGNDAAIGFAASQGNFELNVFKPVIIYNFLQSVNLLADSIRSFNTNCAVGIEPNKEVIDENVNRSLMLVTALNPYIGYEKAAEIAKLAFKEGSTLKEAAIKTGYVTEEQYQQWIDPKKMVNLKGL from the coding sequence ATGCAATTCCGAATCGAAAAAGATACACTTGGAGAAATGAAGGTCCCTGCGGATAAATATTGGGGAGCACAAACACAAAGGAGCAAGGAAAACTTTAAAATTGGCTCGGAAAAAATGCCAATGGAGGTCATACAAGCCTTTGCTCAATTAAAAAAAGCCGCGGCAATAGCCAACCATAACTTAGGAAAGTTATCAGATGCAAAGAAACAAGCAATTGTGGAAGCTTGTGAAGAAGTGTTAGAAGGACGTTTCGATGATCATTTTCCGCTTGTTGTTTGGCAAACAGGCAGTGGAACCCAATCAAATATGAATGTAAATGAAGTAATAGCCAGAAGGGCAAATGAGATCTTACAGAAAAATGAATCGAAGGAACATATACATCCAAATGATGATATTAATATGTCCCAAAGTTCAAATGATACTTTTCCAACTGCGATGCATATTGCGGCATATCATGTTGTACAAGAAAAACTATTACCAGCAATAGCGGAATTAACCGATACTTTTGTACAAAAAGAAAATGAGTTTATGGATATTATTAAAATCGGTCGAACACATTTACAAGATGCAACCCCATTAACACTTGGTCAAGAAATTAGCGGTTGGAGAGCTATGCTGGAAAAAAGCAGAAAAATGCTTCTTGAAAGTAGTGAGCACCTATTAAACTTAGCAATAGGCGGAACAGCTGTTGGTACTGGAATAAATGCAGATCCATCTTTCGGAGAGAAGGTCGCACGGGAATTAAATAACCTTACAGGGTTTTCATTCCGTTCATCTAATAATAAATTTCATGCATTAACTAGTCATGATGAAATTGTTCATGTACATGGAACATTGAAGGCTTTAGCCGCAGACGTTATGAAGATAGCCAATGATGTAAGATGGCTTGCAAGTGGTCCAAGGAGCGGAATAGGAGAGATTAGCATCCCGGCGAATGAACCAGGAAGTTCGATTATGCCGGGAAAAGTTAACCCTACTCAAAGTGAGGCATTAACAATGGTTGCTACACAAGTATTTGGAAATGATGCCGCGATTGGTTTTGCTGCAAGTCAGGGGAATTTTGAGTTAAACGTTTTTAAACCGGTGATTATATACAATTTCCTTCAATCCGTTAACCTATTAGCTGACAGTATCCGTTCATTTAATACAAACTGTGCTGTGGGCATTGAACCGAATAAAGAGGTTATCGATGAAAATGTAAATCGTTCTTTAATGCTAGTAACTGCATTAAATCCTTATATAGGCTATGAAAAAGCAGCTGAAATAGCAAAACTTGCTTTTAAAGAAGGTTCTACATTAAAGGAAGCGGCGATAAAAACTGGATATGTTACAGAGGAACAGTATCAACAATGGATTGATCCGAAAAAAATGGTAAATTTGAAGGGTTTATAA
- a CDS encoding YheC/YheD family protein, whose protein sequence is MNIYFDKKRKIFVHNEKANSPLFWGMFDELLPLTVEKTDSSLLKINVKKNGCRVGPLVGILTSKTKDGDVIGSKDVFINIQNQLQHSGGLSFVYTIEDCQEQYIDGAFFVEEENSWFKASFPYPNIIYNRISTRSDEKSEQFINHTNKLLNQQIYFFNPSFIDKYSMYQLFSKNPLLLPLLPSTRLIKEKDDLFEFLDIHSIIYLKPTIRSQGNGIFHIKKEENGSFICKNSKRTYTFLTYLELWSFVEKAIQKNSYIAQVDIESAKISENKFDYRILSHFVNDEYQITGIGIRVADSGKITTHVSKGGSIFPYEKVRKKSLEKVFHWILQECGKTLSKEYGNFAEFTIDMGRDQSGKLWIYEVNSKPMSFDEKDIEKKRIKSLIQIFYNQTIYN, encoded by the coding sequence ATGAATATCTACTTTGATAAAAAAAGAAAGATTTTTGTTCATAATGAAAAAGCGAATTCACCATTATTTTGGGGAATGTTTGATGAATTACTCCCTCTTACTGTTGAAAAAACAGACTCATCACTATTAAAAATAAATGTAAAAAAAAATGGATGCAGGGTTGGACCGCTTGTTGGAATTTTGACTAGTAAAACAAAAGATGGCGATGTTATTGGCAGTAAAGATGTATTTATTAATATTCAAAATCAACTTCAACATTCTGGCGGTCTCTCTTTTGTCTACACAATTGAAGACTGTCAGGAGCAGTATATTGATGGGGCATTTTTTGTTGAGGAGGAAAACTCATGGTTTAAAGCCTCTTTCCCCTATCCAAATATTATTTATAATCGAATATCTACAAGAAGTGATGAAAAATCCGAACAATTTATCAATCACACAAACAAACTGCTGAATCAACAGATTTATTTCTTTAATCCATCCTTTATTGACAAGTATTCGATGTATCAATTGTTTTCAAAAAATCCTTTACTTCTTCCATTATTACCTTCCACTCGATTGATTAAGGAGAAAGATGATTTATTTGAGTTTTTAGACATACATTCTATCATTTATTTAAAACCGACCATTCGCTCCCAAGGAAATGGTATTTTTCATATTAAAAAAGAGGAAAATGGATCCTTTATTTGTAAAAACTCAAAAAGAACCTATACATTTTTAACTTATTTAGAATTGTGGAGCTTTGTCGAAAAGGCGATTCAAAAAAATTCATATATTGCGCAAGTTGACATCGAAAGTGCAAAAATCTCGGAAAATAAATTTGATTATCGGATCCTAAGCCATTTTGTTAACGATGAGTATCAAATAACAGGCATTGGAATTAGGGTTGCTGACTCTGGGAAGATTACTACCCATGTATCAAAAGGCGGATCCATTTTTCCATATGAAAAAGTCCGTAAAAAGTCATTAGAAAAGGTATTTCATTGGATTTTACAAGAATGTGGAAAAACCTTATCGAAAGAATACGGAAACTTTGCCGAATTCACCATCGATATGGGTCGAGATCAAAGTGGAAAGTTGTGGATATACGAGGTCAATTCAAAGCCAATGTCCTTTGATGAAAAGGACATCGAAAAAAAGAGAATAAAAAGTCTCATACAAATTTTTTATAATCAAACAATTTATAACTGA
- a CDS encoding PucR family transcriptional regulator, with translation MLKKLKRRYPSAEIKSSPSNLSNMIWFFIDEDQKYFGIPLNKITSSEIELLKTLFPTFHTDMALNTSNQSKKWFDYLFNDHPALPDDDVKKSFRIIQFFISQYEDTLDAKSWEEAIKALFPHEVNIVFSSAKEGIIIEEKKDYILSLSELQTSIKTLESDFLFTIHFYLGQFYSIIDLKSIFQLEQSFFHFASTEMAKDRIFSLTNVLPLYLLKNTPNKLRESFFASMFEIFKEDKELRRTIKLYIENNSNASLTAKQLFLHRNSLQYRIDKFVEKTGLDLKTFPNVLIVYLACIDFEYFH, from the coding sequence ATGCTGAAAAAATTAAAAAGACGTTATCCAAGTGCTGAAATTAAATCGTCCCCTTCAAATCTTTCTAATATGATTTGGTTTTTTATTGATGAGGATCAAAAATATTTCGGTATTCCATTAAATAAGATAACATCATCGGAAATAGAATTATTAAAAACACTATTTCCAACCTTTCACACCGACATGGCTTTGAATACGTCCAATCAATCAAAAAAATGGTTTGACTATTTATTTAATGATCATCCCGCTTTACCTGATGACGATGTAAAAAAATCCTTTCGCATCATCCAATTTTTCATCTCACAATACGAAGATACCCTCGATGCCAAGAGCTGGGAGGAGGCAATAAAAGCACTATTTCCCCATGAAGTAAACATTGTGTTTTCTTCTGCAAAGGAAGGCATTATTATCGAAGAAAAAAAGGATTACATCCTCTCTTTATCAGAATTACAAACTTCTATCAAAACTTTAGAAAGCGATTTCCTTTTTACTATTCATTTTTATTTAGGCCAGTTTTATTCAATTATTGATCTTAAATCAATATTTCAATTAGAACAATCATTTTTTCATTTTGCCTCTACAGAAATGGCAAAGGACCGTATTTTTTCGCTTACAAATGTTTTACCATTATATTTATTAAAAAATACTCCTAATAAACTACGTGAATCTTTTTTTGCTTCCATGTTTGAAATTTTTAAAGAAGATAAGGAATTACGAAGAACAATTAAACTGTACATAGAAAATAATTCAAATGCTAGTTTAACCGCAAAACAATTATTTTTACATCGTAATAGTTTACAATACCGTATCGATAAATTTGTTGAAAAAACGGGATTGGACTTAAAAACCTTTCCAAATGTATTAATTGTTTATCTTGCTTGCATTGATTTTGAATATTTTCATTAG
- a CDS encoding YheE family protein: MIQHFQYKSLYENQQLPGWYISFYYQKEKHEGIYHPEGRIEWTSPYSFDIETEQNVKKQIHELMLYHVYDNR, from the coding sequence ATGATCCAGCATTTCCAATATAAATCACTATACGAGAATCAACAGTTGCCTGGCTGGTATATCAGTTTTTACTACCAAAAAGAAAAACATGAAGGAATTTATCATCCAGAGGGGAGAATAGAGTGGACAAGTCCATATTCTTTCGATATCGAAACAGAACAAAATGTAAAAAAACAAATTCACGAACTAATGCTTTACCATGTTTATGATAATCGTTAA
- a CDS encoding transglycosylase domain-containing protein, translating to MEWLQRFREAVKKFWKKAHMNQIIILVGSVTLLAFLAFFGYFAATANVESLKKGLAQSTVIYDKDGDVASKISANRTEGVSIKKMPQHLKDAIVAIEDHRFYQHGGFDVKGITSALFKNFTAGGITAGGSTITQQLTKNALLSDERTYKRKIEELFLAIEIEKKYTKDDILEMYLNQVYFGHGAWGVQKAAQRYFGKDVEDINLSEAAALAGIVNAPSALDPYYHMDRTIKRRNIVLGAMKQYGYITKKQFGDAKKEQLVLDDQQKDPLKGKYPYYVDAVLAEATDKFGLTQDEIMTRGYRIYTEMDQNIQSSLENVYNNNYNFPQGRGGQIVQSGSILLDPKTGGIRGLVGGRGEKVFRGFNRATQLRRSPGSTFKPLAVYTPALEEGYKPDSMLKDEKMTFGHNYSPTNYNGQYQGEVPMYKAVEDSINIPAVWLLNEIGIDKGMDAVKRFGIPLTDEDRNLSIALGGLTKGVSPLQMAEAYSAFANEGKREDGHIITKIVGPTGKIIVERKPKVTKVTDKKTADKMTSMLLNVMETGTGKGAKVSGYQMAGKTGSTQVPYDNIDGTADQWFVGYTPNLVGAVWIGYDKTDREHYLYGLSAQGVVPVFQSIMQNTLKYTKAEKFDTESINSQIQKKYESDHPIKTKAKEINEKLKQGTEKLKEKLEDGKSEWKILEEKIKEKIKKFKGE from the coding sequence ATGGAATGGTTACAGCGATTTCGTGAAGCTGTAAAGAAATTTTGGAAAAAGGCACATATGAATCAAATAATTATTCTAGTAGGCTCAGTAACCCTATTAGCGTTTCTTGCCTTTTTTGGATATTTTGCAGCTACGGCTAATGTTGAGTCTTTGAAAAAGGGCTTAGCACAATCGACTGTTATTTACGATAAAGACGGAGATGTTGCAAGCAAAATCTCCGCAAACCGAACAGAAGGCGTTTCGATAAAAAAAATGCCTCAACATTTAAAAGATGCAATTGTTGCTATTGAAGACCATCGTTTTTACCAACATGGTGGTTTTGATGTGAAAGGAATAACTAGTGCACTCTTTAAAAACTTTACTGCAGGTGGCATAACAGCTGGGGGAAGTACAATTACCCAACAGCTAACTAAAAATGCCTTGTTGTCAGATGAAAGAACATATAAGCGTAAAATCGAAGAACTGTTTTTAGCAATAGAAATCGAAAAAAAATATACTAAAGACGATATTTTAGAAATGTATTTAAATCAAGTTTATTTTGGACATGGTGCATGGGGAGTTCAAAAAGCTGCCCAACGGTATTTTGGTAAAGATGTAGAAGATATTAATCTTAGTGAGGCAGCCGCACTTGCGGGAATTGTAAATGCGCCATCTGCACTCGATCCTTATTATCATATGGATCGAACGATAAAGCGCAGAAACATCGTTCTTGGGGCAATGAAACAATATGGCTACATCACGAAAAAACAATTCGGCGATGCTAAAAAAGAACAATTAGTACTTGATGATCAACAGAAAGATCCATTGAAAGGAAAATATCCTTATTATGTTGATGCGGTCTTAGCAGAAGCGACAGATAAATTCGGATTGACGCAAGATGAAATTATGACCCGTGGTTATCGTATTTACACAGAAATGGATCAAAATATACAATCTTCGTTGGAAAATGTATATAACAATAATTATAATTTTCCTCAAGGGAGAGGCGGTCAAATTGTACAAAGTGGTTCAATCCTGCTAGATCCAAAAACCGGTGGAATTCGTGGGTTAGTCGGTGGCAGAGGGGAAAAGGTTTTTCGTGGTTTTAATCGAGCGACACAATTAAGACGGTCACCGGGATCGACCTTTAAGCCATTAGCAGTGTATACACCGGCTTTAGAAGAAGGTTATAAGCCTGATTCAATGTTGAAGGATGAAAAGATGACATTTGGTCATAATTACTCACCGACAAATTATAACGGCCAATATCAAGGTGAAGTACCGATGTATAAGGCAGTGGAAGACTCGATTAATATTCCGGCTGTTTGGTTATTAAATGAGATTGGTATTGATAAAGGAATGGACGCTGTCAAGAGATTTGGCATTCCATTAACAGATGAAGATCGAAATTTAAGCATTGCACTTGGCGGATTAACAAAAGGAGTATCTCCTTTACAAATGGCTGAGGCGTATTCGGCATTTGCCAACGAAGGCAAACGTGAAGATGGGCACATCATTACTAAAATTGTTGGCCCGACAGGAAAAATTATTGTTGAAAGAAAACCAAAAGTAACAAAAGTAACGGATAAGAAAACAGCTGATAAAATGACATCGATGCTTTTAAATGTAATGGAAACCGGGACAGGTAAAGGTGCAAAAGTTTCGGGCTATCAAATGGCAGGTAAAACGGGATCAACACAAGTTCCATATGATAATATAGACGGAACGGCTGACCAATGGTTTGTCGGTTATACTCCTAATCTTGTCGGTGCTGTTTGGATTGGCTATGATAAAACCGATCGAGAGCATTATTTATATGGGTTAAGTGCCCAAGGCGTTGTTCCTGTTTTTCAATCAATTATGCAAAACACGTTAAAATACACGAAAGCGGAAAAATTTGATACAGAATCGATAAATAGCCAAATCCAAAAAAAATATGAATCAGATCACCCAATTAAAACGAAAGCAAAAGAAATAAATGAAAAGTTGAAACAAGGTACAGAAAAACTCAAAGAAAAACTAGAAGATGGAAAAAGTGAATGGAAAATCCTTGAAGAGAAAATAAAAGAAAAAATTAAAAAATTCAAAGGTGAATAA
- a CDS encoding alpha/beta-type small acid-soluble spore protein, which translates to MANNNNSNQLVAPGAQQAIDQMKFEIAQEFGVNLGADTTSRANGSVGGEITKRLVQMAEQQLGGGFSQH; encoded by the coding sequence ATGGCAAACAACAACAACTCAAACCAATTAGTAGCTCCTGGAGCACAACAAGCAATCGATCAAATGAAATTTGAAATTGCTCAAGAATTCGGTGTTAACCTTGGTGCAGACACAACTTCTCGAGCTAACGGATCAGTAGGGGGAGAAATCACAAAACGCTTAGTTCAAATGGCAGAACAACAACTTGGCGGCGGATTCTCTCAACATTAA